A region from the Aegilops tauschii subsp. strangulata cultivar AL8/78 chromosome 5, Aet v6.0, whole genome shotgun sequence genome encodes:
- the LOC109772545 gene encoding pathogenesis-related protein 1-like yields MEYSPKLAVVVVLALASAMAVTAQNSEQDFVDAHNAARADVGLGEVTWDATVAAFAQDYADQRRGDCQLIHTPDGRPYGENLYGGGGGGTEWTATDAVNSWVSEKQYYDHDSNTCSAPDGESCGHYTQVVWRDSTAIGCARVVCDSGDGVFIICSYNPPGNFPGVSPY; encoded by the coding sequence ATGGAGTACTCGCCGAAGCTAGCAGTAGTGGTGGTCTTAGCTCTCGCGTCCGCCATGGCGGTCACGGCCCAGAACTCGGAGCAGGACTTCGTGGACGCCCACAACGCGGCGCGCGCCGACGTGGGCCTTGGTGAGGTGACATGGGACGCTACCGTGGCAGCCTTCGCGCAGGACTACGCGGATCAGCGCCGCGGCGACTGCCAGCTGATCCATACTCCTGATGGCCGGCCGTACGGGGAGAACCTCtacggaggcggcggcggcgggaccgAGTGGACGGCGACGGACGCCGTGAATTCGTGGGTGTCGGAGAAGCAGTACTACGACCACGACAGCAACACCTGCTCGGCGCCGGATGGTGAGTCGTGCGGGCACTACACGCAGGTGGTGTGGCGCGACTCGACGGCCATCGGTTGCGCCCGCGTCGTCTGCGACAGCGGCGACGGTGTGTTCATCATCTGCAGCTACAACCCGCCAGGCAACTTCCCCGGGGTGAGCCCGTACTAG